One Oceanivirga salmonicida genomic window carries:
- the rimP gene encoding ribosome maturation factor RimP: protein MLEKLEKKFQNAITDENIEILYVDYESDGGYNYLRVYLEKKDGSKVSLDDCENVSRVISDLADNEINEKFMLEVSSPGLERKLKKERDFLKFIGHNIKVKTISNIEGTKSFEGKLENFEDGNIHLFDNKIGKVAIPISKIKSANNIFDFNKLKELGEANEG from the coding sequence GTGTTAGAAAAATTAGAAAAGAAATTTCAAAACGCTATAACTGATGAGAATATAGAAATACTTTATGTGGACTATGAAAGTGATGGTGGCTATAACTACTTAAGAGTTTATCTAGAAAAAAAAGATGGGTCAAAAGTTAGTTTAGATGATTGTGAAAATGTAAGTAGGGTTATAAGCGATTTAGCAGATAATGAAATTAATGAAAAATTTATGTTGGAAGTATCAAGTCCAGGATTAGAAAGAAAATTAAAAAAAGAAAGAGATTTTCTTAAATTTATAGGTCATAATATTAAAGTAAAAACAATAAGTAATATTGAAGGAACTAAGAGTTTTGAAGGTAAACTTGAAAATTTTGAAGATGGTAATATACATTTATTTGATAATAAAATAGGAAAGGTAGCAATACCAATATCTAAAATAAAGAGTGCGAATAATATATTTGATTTTAATAAATTAAAAGAATTGGGGGAAGCAAATGAAGGCTAA
- the nusA gene encoding transcription termination factor NusA, giving the protein MKAKGQEIFLAALDQLEKEKGLDKEELLQAVETALLAAYKKNYKDAENARVEINRITGSIDFKADKIVVEEVTNKTLEIGLELAKKYSKSAKLGDIVSIDIDAGNFKRNAIQNAKQIVIQKVREHEKLSLYNKFKALENSLVTVLVKKMDENRNLYIEINDMEAIIQAKDLNPLDEFVQGDRVSVYVGTVLEGTRFTKVEFSRKNEEFLLKLLEREIPEIANKDIEVKAITREAGNRSKVAIYSKDPNLDIKGACIGKNSIRIQTILSELNGEKLDIVLWDEDQRIFVKNALSPAEIFAIEIVKVNEELVANVEVDPEQLSLAIGKKGQNSRLASKLCKIKINIKVDEVENYEYRKNLEEAD; this is encoded by the coding sequence ATGAAGGCTAAAGGGCAAGAAATATTTTTAGCTGCATTAGATCAACTTGAAAAAGAAAAAGGGTTAGACAAAGAAGAATTATTACAAGCGGTAGAAACAGCCTTATTAGCAGCATACAAAAAGAACTATAAAGATGCTGAGAATGCGAGAGTTGAAATTAATAGGATTACAGGATCAATTGACTTTAAAGCTGATAAAATAGTAGTTGAAGAAGTTACTAATAAAACTTTGGAAATAGGCTTAGAATTAGCAAAAAAATATTCAAAATCAGCAAAATTAGGAGATATAGTTTCTATTGATATAGATGCTGGTAATTTTAAAAGAAATGCTATACAAAACGCTAAACAAATAGTTATACAAAAAGTAAGAGAGCATGAAAAATTAAGTTTATATAATAAATTTAAAGCCTTAGAAAATAGTTTAGTAACAGTATTAGTAAAGAAAATGGATGAAAATAGAAATTTATATATAGAAATAAATGATATGGAAGCAATAATTCAAGCAAAAGATTTAAATCCATTAGATGAATTTGTGCAAGGAGATAGAGTTTCTGTTTATGTTGGAACTGTTTTAGAAGGAACTAGATTTACTAAGGTAGAATTTTCAAGAAAAAATGAAGAATTTTTATTAAAGTTATTGGAAAGAGAAATACCAGAAATTGCTAATAAAGATATAGAAGTAAAAGCTATAACTAGAGAAGCAGGAAATAGAAGTAAGGTAGCAATTTATTCAAAAGACCCTAATTTAGATATTAAAGGTGCATGTATAGGTAAAAATAGTATAAGAATACAAACTATATTATCTGAATTAAATGGAGAAAAATTAGATATAGTATTATGGGATGAAGACCAAAGAATATTTGTGAAAAATGCGTTAAGTCCAGCCGAAATATTTGCTATTGAAATAGTTAAAGTGAATGAAGAATTAGTTGCTAATGTTGAGGTAGACCCTGAACAATTATCATTAGCAATAGGTAAAAAAGGTCAAAATTCAAGATTAGCTTCAAAATTATGTAAGATAAAAATAAATATAAAGGTAGATGAAGTAGAAAATTATGAATATAGAAAAAATCTTGAAGAAGCCGATTAG
- a CDS encoding YlxR family protein produces the protein MKKPIRTCVYTRIKDEKANLLRLVKNENGTYVLDINQKIQKRAIYISASEKTLKILEKNKKYDISEKDMSIIKEEILKRIKVGVSNG, from the coding sequence TTGAAGAAGCCGATTAGGACTTGTGTATATACAAGAATAAAAGATGAAAAAGCTAATTTGTTAAGATTAGTTAAAAATGAAAATGGCACATATGTATTAGATATAAATCAAAAAATACAAAAAAGAGCTATATATATATCTGCTAGTGAGAAAACATTAAAGATATTAGAAAAAAATAAGAAATATGATATATCTGAGAAAGATATGAGTATAATAAAAGAAGAGATTCTTAAGAGAATAAAGGTAGGTGTAAGCAATGGGTAA